CTTCTTTTTTCGGAAGAACATCAAATGTTCCATCTTCTTCCATTGTTTCAATTTCGATTAAACGACCAATACGCTTACGGATCGTATCGAAGTTTGTTAACGTACCACCTAACCAACGTTGGTTAATGTAGTACATGCCGCAACGCTCTGCTTCTTCTTTAACTGCGTCTTGAGCTTGCTTTTTCGTACCTACGAACAAGATTGTTCCACCTTGTGCTCCTAGGTCACGAACAAAGTTGAAAGCTTCGTCAACTTTCTTGACCGTTTTTTGTAGGTCAATAATGTAAATACCGTTTCTTTCTGTGAAGATGTAGCGATCCATCTTAGGGTTCCAACGACGTGTTTGATGTCCGAAATGTACCCCTGCTTCTAATAGTTGTTTCATGGAAATCACTGCCACTTCACTCACCTCCTCTTGGTTTTTTTACCTCCGTCTGCATCCTCTTTAAGTAAAACTGCAATGTTTGCAGCACCATTACTTAAATCAGCAAACGTGTGTGATTAACACCGAGAAATAATATACCATATTGTTCTAACAAAGACAAGTACATCATAATAATTATTTATTAAACTTTAATAAAAGCTCAACTTCCCCTGCGCCCATTTTTAATTGTTTAGCAATATCTTGTACTTCATAGCCTTTTTCAGACAACGCCAATACCTTTGAAGCTGTAGAAGGTTCAACATATGTATCAGTTTCTTCAACTGGAGCTGGGGGTACATAGGATGAATAATCACTGTCTTGTTTGTCTTCTTCTAGTGCCGCGTCATGCTCATTAAAACGATTTGTGTTGGATGGCTCTTTGATTGACGTCTGTTGAGGTTTTTGGTTATGGTTCGGGCTTTTTGTAGGTTCCTCTTTTTGAGCATTTTCTTCAGTTCGAACTGATGTTTGTACAGGCTTCATGTTCATTTTATTTATTTGCCTTGCTAAACGTTCATTATTTTCTTTCATTTCCGTTGTATAAGCAATTAATAAATCTTCTATTTCCTTTGAGGATTTAGAATGATCTATTGGTTGTTGATGCTTTTGTTTTTGATGGAGAATAACAATAAAATAAAAACTAATAAAATGTAAAATAAAACTAATGATTAACAAATAGACCATGAATTTTTTTCTCCTTTACCATGATGCATCAAAATTCTTTCCCTTGTATGGATGGATGTCTTGTTCTTTTTCCTCTTCAGTCCATTTCCCCTCACTAGGCTCATATTGATGCCCACGCTTTCCTTCACGGCCTTCCTCATCATTATTTAAATTCTTATCTTCAGACGGGTTAGACTCTGTGACAGCTTTCTGTTTTTTTATTTCTTCTTCTTTTTGCGCTTTTGAGATATGTTCTTGTGCAACTTGACTACGATTTTGCAATTGCTCTTGAATTTTCCCGGCAGTTTGTGTTCTTGGCAATGCTACTTGCAGTCCAAGTGACTTAACTCCTCCCATAACCGGTCCTCCTCATTAAATCAATATTTCATTTATTAGCGCTGTTAATTAATATTATCAATAACGAGTCATGCACACCATGCCCTAGGATTGTCCACATAACATGTTAACTTTCGACTACCTTAAAAATTAATGCTTAAGTTTGACATCTTATGTGCTCGCTTTCCGTGGACACGGCCTCAACTTCCCAAAACTTACCATGTTCGTTTTGAGTGATTTTCGGCTCGCGCTGTTCCCACTGGAGTCTCGCACATGCTGTCAAACATATCTCAAATAAAAAAAGGAAATTTTCATGCTACATGATGAGAAATCATTTTGCATTAGACTAATCATAAAAGAAAGAATTATAAAGACTCAAAAATAATTTCACTTTGATCTAAACGAAACTTTACATATTTATGGTTCGTAACGATACTTCGTCGGTATTTTCCGAAATGTATGTTCGTATTTTGGTGTAAGTCTTTATGTATGAGCATTTCTGCACTCGTTTGTTGGCCAAACTCACCTTCTATATCAAATAGCTCATCTTTAATCGATTCAATATTTTGCTGTGTATCTTTAAATGAATTTTGTATGCGTAATTTCATAATCCGATCTTGAGCAGTTAGACTGTTTTTCTTCTCTTTAAACAACAGTTTTTTATAAAGAATTCCGAGCTTTTGTAAATCAGACTCTAATGTTTCTAGCTGGTTTCGCAAGTCTTTATCTTTATTGATAATTCTTTCACTAATGCCTAAATAAAAGGAGGTTGGTGTATGCATACTGTTACCTGCTTCATTTACTTCAATCCCTTTACCGGCTGATACTTCTCCACCAACAATATTTCCCCGTCCTTGTTTACAGTAAACATGTCCTTGGGCTTCAATATGACTATGTAAAATTGACTGTGTGACGTAGACATCTCTATCTACACGAATATTCCCTTGATTAATAAAGGATGTTTTAAAATCTCCTTTTGCTTGAATAAGGCCTTTACCTTGAGCAACAACACCTTGATGAATAAAAATAGATCCTCCTGCCTCTAAAGTTACTCCTTCAACAGACCCATGAATACGGATGTCTCCTTGTGTTTTTATGTGAAAGCCTTCAGGTACATTCCCTCGTATATTCACATTACCGACAAAATCAATATTACCGACTTTTAAGTCGAGGTCTCCGTTGACTTCATAAACAGGATAAACATTGACTACTTTACGGTCCACAGAAATTTGCCCGTCAACAGTAGCAAGTATTTTCGTGCCTTCTTTATTCACTCGAGTATTTTTACCAGCCCTTAACTTCATATCCCGTCCTGGCTTCGCTTTTAATTCTTTTCCGAAAATAGTAAAACCTGGTTCACCTTCGGTATGTTCAACTTTTTCCCCTACAACTGTTCCTTGCGTAACGGAGGGAATATTTAATACTTGCTTTAAGTCGAC
The Bacillus shivajii DNA segment above includes these coding regions:
- the rpsB gene encoding 30S ribosomal protein S2; this encodes MAVISMKQLLEAGVHFGHQTRRWNPKMDRYIFTERNGIYIIDLQKTVKKVDEAFNFVRDLGAQGGTILFVGTKKQAQDAVKEEAERCGMYYINQRWLGGTLTNFDTIRKRIGRLIEIETMEEDGTFDVLPKKEVVLLKKEMDRLKKFLGGIKEMDKLPDALFIIDPRKERIAVAEAHKLNIPIVSIVDTNCDPDEVDYVIPGNDDAIRAVRLLTAKMADAIIEANQGEETTA
- a CDS encoding DUF342 domain-containing protein; translation: MVDLHDFYEIEISDDHLIAVLKQKVNLSDEIDVEHLIQFIKEHGINDGINENILKDVINGSVTPPIEIATGKEPIDGTDSYLKPIIPTEDNVEVNLDEPVDLKQVLNIPSVTQGTVVGEKVEHTEGEPGFTIFGKELKAKPGRDMKLRAGKNTRVNKEGTKILATVDGQISVDRKVVNVYPVYEVNGDLDLKVGNIDFVGNVNIRGNVPEGFHIKTQGDIRIHGSVEGVTLEAGGSIFIHQGVVAQGKGLIQAKGDFKTSFINQGNIRVDRDVYVTQSILHSHIEAQGHVYCKQGRGNIVGGEVSAGKGIEVNEAGNSMHTPTSFYLGISERIINKDKDLRNQLETLESDLQKLGILYKKLLFKEKKNSLTAQDRIMKLRIQNSFKDTQQNIESIKDELFDIEGEFGQQTSAEMLIHKDLHQNTNIHFGKYRRSIVTNHKYVKFRLDQSEIIFESL